From the Drosophila suzukii chromosome 2 unlocalized genomic scaffold, CBGP_Dsuzu_IsoJpt1.0 scf_2c, whole genome shotgun sequence genome, one window contains:
- the LOC139354115 gene encoding uncharacterized protein, with amino-acid sequence MASDVRSTLETYGVHHQVEFVFIPPRSPHFGGLWEAAVKSAKHLFLRAVGNALLKEDEVQTILVEVEAVLNSRPLVADSSNPNDGESITPAHFLVGTTLAALPPGSAPPHPDDDLTHLQRWQLISAIKRRFWRDWSRDYIAGLQQRVKWTKESANLLPGTIVVIKEDNLPPQKWLLGRVTEVTHGSDGKVRVALVKTKQGVYKRSVHHLAPLPIN; translated from the coding sequence ATGGCCTCCGATGTCCGCAGCACACTGGAAACGTACGGCGTCCATCACCAGGTTGAGTTTGTCTTCATTCCGCCCCGGTCGCCTCATTTCGGGGGCCTATGGGAGGCCGCCGTCAAGTCCGCCAAACACCTCTTTTTGAGGGCCGTCGGAAACGCCTTGCTGAAGGAGGACGAAGTCCAGACGATCCTGGTTGAAGTGGAAGCAGTGCTTAACTCGCGTCCGCTAGTAGCTGACAGCAGCAACCCTAACGACGGAGAGTCTATTACTCCAGCCCACTTTCTGGTAGGCACCACGCTCGCTGCTCTACCCCCAGGATCGGCACCTCCTCATCCGGACGACGACCTAACTCATCTACAACGCTGGCAGCTTATATCAGCCATCAAGCGACGGTTTTGGCGAGACTGGTCCCGTGACTACATAGCTGGGCTGCAGCAAAGAGTTAAGTGGACAAAGGAATCGGCCAACCTTCTACCAGGTACCATCGTCGTCATCAAAGAGGACAATTTACCGCCCCAGAAGTGGCTGCTCGGCAGAGTCACCGAAGTAACGCACGGATCGGATGGCAAGGTGCGCGTTGCTCTAGTAAAAACCAAGCAAGGCGTGTACAAACGCTCAGTACATCATCTGGCACCTCTTCCCATTAATTGA